CAAGATGTAGGGTCGAAAAGTAGAGTGTGGGTCTGCACTGTTGTGAATTATGACAAATAGTTGCCATATTCGGGCATTGTTCATATTCGAAACAGTTGTGTAAATTCAAATAACTTATCTAGTCAACTTAGTTTGGTGGACAGTCATAAAAGGTGTCAATATTTAGTTTGGTGGACGGAGTGGAAAAAGGTGTCATTTTAGTTTGGTGGTCGGAGTGGCAATATCATTGTTTAGTTACCATTTTAGTTGAGCACATTTCGCTTTTTCATATTTAGTACTTAcaaaatttgtttaacaattcCACTACGCAACATAGGCTGTGTTCGAGGAATGTGTTTCCAGCCGTTTTTGAACAGACAGGcaattattttcacaatttaTGATACTTTTTATTTTGGTGCCGTTTGTTAAATGGATTTGTTTCTAACGTAGCCTTCAGAATTCGTTAATGCAGCATACAACTGATTTAAGCCCATATAagataatatttacattttctccGGTATATATCAGAACTTTAAAATTTTCATCAACTGCCCGTCAAGGACTAAATCCTTGTCTTTTGTCACAGGAAATATAGCACTCAACAAACCCACATCATCCAGCTCAGTCTATCAGAATCCTGGCAATGCTGTAAATGGTGACAACAGCGCTAATAACTATCACCAGTGCTTTTATTCGGACTGGCGAGACAACTCTATAACAGAGGCATGGTGGAGGGTTGATCTGGGGGATATGGCCAGAATACGTCATGTCACAATATACTTCAGGAGAGACTGTGAGTACAAAGAGAAACCATTTGGCTTCATTTTATACTGTACACGTTCCTGTTTCATGTTTTGCAAACACAAACGGCAGCGAAAATAATGATAATGCAGATGCAAGAGTATATACAGCTACAGACAGGTAACGTCCATGCATTAGTGTCAATGGTGCCTGTGTGGCACATGGCTGTACACATCTTCTCCAACCATTACCTATGTTGTACCCAAAACTGGGTTTTCCAGAACCAAGGCCCTTTTTTGGTTCATGTCCCAGTTTTTATGGAGAATATCTTCATAGCTGTCAGgtaattttaaaagaacaataCAGTTATTATTCCGACATGTGTAAGAAGTATACTGTAGTCAAGTTGTTTGTGTGGAGTAGTCTATATATGATGTTCTGTAATATTTGTGCACATATGCACTGATAATGTTGAATTCTATAAATGCTGATCAGATAAAGTTCGTCGGAATGGTATCCAGATCTACATAGCTGACACTGCCGCCTCCCCAACTGATGGAGTCAACTGCCACAACGTGACAGGGAACAGAGACGGGACAGACATACCTGATGTTTTGACGGCCACGTGTTTGGGTGAAGGGCGCTACCTGGTCCTGTACACAGTAACTGTCAACAACGAACTTAACAATGTGAACGTACCTATGATGGATTTCTGTGAAGTGGAGGTTGATGGTAAAAAGTATTTTATCATCTGCATTGTGAAcattgcatgagtgagtgagtgagtacagtaCATTCTCGTTAATCCCCCGTTTATCCGACAATCCTGACCTAACGTTGTTTTGGTAACAAAGTGAATAAACGTAATTTAGTCTAAATTATTTAGTATGACATCCTCGTCACTCCGAAAATTTGCTGTTTAACTGATGGTGTCCGATTAACGAGACTTTAGTGCAGTAAGTATTTCGGTGGACACGCAAGTGAAGGTTGTTTAGAAAGTATACATCCTTAATGCATTTAATTGTGATGGAAGGAAATCAGAATGAACTAATATGATCTTTACCAGATATATGTGTGAATTGATGACACGAAAGCGTCATTTTCAGACAAAATAGGCTAGTGTTGGTACATTACGACAACATGCCATGACAGACAGTCAAGATTAGTATTTATCTATGATCTCAGCTGAGATCACTTAGTGATCTTCTGGCAAGTTCgtaattatttcaaatagaAGACAATTTGACTTAGGGGTATCTAGATGCATTGATTATCTGTGAGGATGTCGTGATTAAGGCTGACAGGATCTAGTTTGTAACAGTATCGACCTGTCCATCAGTGACCAGATGTTGACCTGATGCAtatgtttcatatgtattgACAGTTTAATTGTTCATCTTCTACATGGGGCAGGAAACAGCTATCGTAATTGTGGATTTTCCAGTAGTTTCTTCAGACTCCATGCCGTTCTGAAAACCACGCCAAACTCAGATGGCGATTTACAAGTAGACGGACTTTGATGACCCTTCTGAACGTAATTCCTGTTGCTTTCAAGCGGTCTTCCAAGTTCCCGTTGAACAGACGTCGATAGGGCAAGATACGTTGACAATGGTGGTTGATGTCCAACTAATAGAATTCTTTTCGGAGACATATCTGTCATGGTTAACGCCAAACAACCAAGAGCCAaggatatttcatttcattatcaGGATACAATTTTGGCtacaatttcttacaatcgccagcggctgaggggatggtataaatccaactagggtccatgcaggtagcaagggtactgtaagtccccatggtccttagtgtggtgatctaccttctgttgctggcgatctatagcctgtttttatactgtattgtccatataatgatatcagttttacctttccacactagttttaatgctaattgtgatatcctagttgttttactgtccttcgttgacaggttttataatggacacaatagtcgttcttattgctgaatgttctcgtcacgatatggctgaaatagtgctgatgtgacgttaaatcgtaactcactcactcactcactcattatcagGATACCGTGTTTCACCATGCCTACGTACCCTTACTACtgcaaattattattttttgtatcaACAGTATGTAGCAGTGGTACTTTTGGCGATGACTGTGACAACTACTGCCACTGTGACGGCGAGGTGTGCGACTACGTGGACGGCATCTGCCCCAGTGGAGTGTGTCTGCCTGGATGGACAACAGAAAAGTGTGATACAGGTCCGTGCTGGGTGACTGTCTCAGCTGAAGAGTTATCTCTTTGTTAGTGTCTACAAATCCTGGCCTTACAATAGCCTGTTCATTAGAAATGTAATTTAGTCAGGAATTTCACAATTTAAAGTGTCACATTATTGTCAGATATTCAATTTTCTTTCAGTATGTGAATTTGGCTACTATGGTGCTAACTGTAGAATGGCTTGTCCAAACAGAAAttgtaagggagacaactctagcTGTGACCGTGTGACGGGAAAGTGTGATGGAGATTGTGAAGCAGGTTGGAATGGAACGGACTGTACCCTCAGTAAGACACACTTTCTGTACACTAATATAATAAATTATACACAAACACTGTACGAACACCCTAAGATGTGATAGTAATATGTAAACGTAAatgtggtgaggtcatttatgctctcaggtaaatgcaactttgtgtgtgcttaatgggcactttaacGACAtgttataagtgagtgagtgagttattatttaacgtcacgtcggcaatattacagcaatatcgtgacgagaacatgttaaaGATTGAAATAGAAGATGTGTATataataaaaacctgtcgacaaaggacagtaaaacaagtagaatatcacagtgagAGTTAAAACTAGCCTTGAAAGTGAAACCTAATATCATCATATAATTTCGACAAATGCAGTATAAAATCGGCtctagatcgccaacaacagaaggtagatcaccatactagagaccatgggAACTTCCAGTACCTCTGCTACTTGCATGGAGACATGTTATAACATGCAGTAAAGCAACTTATTCAATTTTCGTTGAGTTTGACTGAAATTAAACATTGCCAAAAAGCAGTGAACAAGGGCGCTGAAACACAGCAGCAACATGTATGATTCATATActcaaacacaacagcctagtaCTGTGGAAGACATACTTCCCATGCAGCTTGTGGACACATTTCATTTAAAAGAAGCTACAGACAGTATTGAAGCCCCACAACTTCTTCACCATGTCACAACGCAGGCCGTTAAGCGTCCACGACAGAAACAAGTCCATTGCATGGGTACAGGATGGTGACGCCATAAGAAGTGTTGCTCACCCTCTTCCGTTGTCTCGGAGTAAAGGACAGACCTCGCTCTGTAACACACAGAAAAAAATCCATCAAGAGCAGATGACCCATATGTTGTGCGACAAGCCCTTCGGAATCCATTCACAAATGCCAGTGCCCAGGTGCCACAAGCTGGAATGGAAGTCTGTCTTCCATATGCTCTAGACTGTTGTGTTTAGGCGCTTTTATTAAAATTGGTACCGGTGTGTTTCACCATCCTGATTTTCGCTGTTTTggacacatttcattgtttcatttcaaCTCTTGTATAATATTGTAAACATACACACGCGTTTCGACACATGTGACTGAGTTTAAAGTATAGCAGCGCGTGTCATTTATTCACAGAATGTCTTCGTTCCTACGGCGACGGCTGTTCCAAATATTGCTCTGACAGGAAGTGCGCCGAGTCCTCGTCAGACAGTTGTGATCATGTGAGCGGGATGTGTGAAAATGGTTGCAGTAGCGGTTGGAAGGGTATTGACTGTACAGAAGGTTTGTTGTCAGTCCTGATGTTTGCTGTGTTGTGATTGTGACGTATAGAACTATGTTAAAAACCACAATTACGTATGGTTCAATTCTATACTTTTCAGCTTGTATCCAGGGTATTGAGTACGGAGCTAACTGTTTGGGCAACTGCAGAGCCCGGAAGTGCGAAGAAGGGGTGGATGTCTGTCCGCGGGATACGGGAATATGTGAATCAGGCTGTCAGTCAGGGTGGAAAGGACAAGACTGCACTCAAAGtaggaaacaaaaaacaatgtgAAAATCTGAGAACATGCTCATGAAACCGTAAAGTATTACATGTACTCTAAAATAGATAAACCCAAATACAAGTATGACATACGTGCAGGCTGTAACCTGATATACCAGATATTAGCACATGGATTGAAATTATTATTCTTAACCGTTTAGTGTTACTTCATGTTAAAAGATGGGAGATTATTcacatttaataaaaaatattgtgTTTGTTATAGTTGTTATGAAGTAGTATGTAAATCCTTGAAGATAAGGGGAATTAAATGTTAACTGTTGACGTTCTGTATCTTTTCCtgttaaatgtatatttgttttctttcagttgttTGTTACTTGAAGCCacaatcatcaatatttcagttgtatgaCTGCAGCATATAAACAGTCTGGAATAGACAGTTGGGAGTTTTAACATCATGTTCGACGCTGCGTTTGGGGTACAATGATTTGCATCAACCATGCCAGCCTGCACAAACTCCTGTTAACCACAACTTGGTCTGCTATTCAATCCCGGATACCCAAGGGTCATAATTTAGGAAATCAATAATCTATACAACGGTGCAAAGACTtagacattatatatatatttacaggttAACATTCAACCCCTTATATAACATTCTGCCTACAAATGATACACTGAGAGTGAACCGACGCCATTGTCAAGAGATATATGAAGAAAAAATGAAGAGAAAATGTGTGTCTTTTCCGAAGTATAGGAAatttgatataaaatattacctTAAAGAAAGACATACTCATCCAGTAGTGACCAGCAGATTATGGACATTGAATGCAGAGTTGTGTACTTGTAGCGATTTCCAAGATGCAATGAAGGATTACAATGTTCAGTGGAAGTCCTCATTCCCCGATCTTTACTAGCCTTTGCATATATGACTGGTGAATGTCACAATGCAGTCACaatgttattttcaacaaaGATTTCCGTATAGAAGTGTTTTATTTTGACGTTCCATTAGGACAACGGTTTATAAAGGACCTCTCATCTGTTACAGGTGCCCCAGATGACAACAATATAGCACATGTTATCTGTTACACGGATCCTAGATGACAACAGTATAACACATCTTATCTGTTACAGGGGCCCTAGATGACAACGGTATAACACATCTGTCTGCGGGCTTGTTGGGAGCGCTATCAATGCTGGTATTCATGGCTTTAGTGATGGGCGCGGTGTGTCTATGGAGGAAGAAGACAGACGTCAAGTAAAGTGCATTGTTATATGTGAATATTGGTGTTCGGTATACAAGCAATACAATTGATGTTGCAATTGATGTTGCATTTGAGGCAGATGTGTGACTAGATATTAACAACTCTGGAGCTGTGTCATTATACAGAAACAATTGTTTCACAGAGAGCACTGTTAAGTTAATACATTACTCAAAATTTCCGAGGCTTAGTGCTCTAAAATAATAACGTAGATGTATTAATCTAAAATAATACATCTAcctgtatttgtttcaaatgccagGGGCGACAATGAGAGAAGACATGTTGAATGAACAAGGGCCCGATGCAAGTGCTGCACAGTGCCAACTTGCAGCATGTGTTCAGCCACTAAAATGTCTGAACCAGAAATGTTCAAAACAAAGTCCCCACGAGATCAACTTCACAAATTCACGAATTCGAACGTATTTGATCCATGTGATGCATGGCACTGCGGTTTAATGATCTCAGAAAATGACTGCATGGCTGGCGACTGAAGACTGATCAACTCTATAGTAAGTGCATTGCCGAGTTGCTATATGCGACAAGGCGTCTTTCAAGGATCATGAACAACTGGTGGCACATATATCACTGAGGTATTGCCACCGAGCTGGCCACCCATGCAGGTATCCTGCATCACCGACTCTGCCAAAGTGAGTTCGTGCAGTATCGTCCATGAATGTACAGTCTAGTCACAATGAACCAATGTATGTTCTATTGTGCAATAACATCCCTTTATAGCAAACTCACGATCGTTCCAATATCTAGTAGTACGTGGAAAACAAACACGTTAAAGTCTTCTCTATAGTGGCCGAGAAAGCTTCCATCCTTTCTTGCACGCATGGCTGTAGATGTATAACTAACTTTCTTGGCACTTCATGCACATCGTCTCCATGACTGCATGCTCTGATCGTGCATCGATAAAGTCAGATCCTATACGTCCCACACAAACATTGAGTTACggaatatttcagttttggGCAAGTAATCCTTATATTGTTCGTCTCCAAACTTTGAGTACTATATGAAAGTCATCTGTTCTTGTCTcgtttaaaaacattttctgataataaaCATACAATCAATGTCATACACATTCATTTAAACGGATCTGTGCTACTATGTGTATGTCAGATTGGTAATTGATATCACTCACTGAACAGATTTATGCACAACCACGCAGAAACAACCAGGCACATTTCTTTTGCAGGAATGGAGAGAACAAGTCCAGCACAAGTGAAAGCGCGGCGGGTTTGCAACTTTCTGCGCCTAAGACAGCGGAGAATCGTGAATACGATGCCATATCGGGAAGTCAGTATGCCACGCTGGACGGACGGTCACCGGACATGTATGAGTCACTGAGTCTCAGAGGTGTATATTCCAACAGCCAGGCTCACATCTAAAACTACACAAGACACAGCTGAGGAAGGATGGAGTGGCAGCAGTGCCCACGTCGGAAATAATGACCACATGTTGACactcaaatgtgatgtgtgATAATAAAACTATAAAACATTGGCATTGTTGTCAGCCAAGTAGTTTAATATTACGTTTCGAAAAGAACACTGTTTAGATTTGCTACAAAGGACATTATTTAGGAGCAGAATACCATTAGTGATCATTTATTAATACAGTAATTACCACAAACGTTTACATGGACAGCATGCTGTATCATTCATGATGTGTCGACCATTAAGGGAATTGTGAAGAAACGACTCTGGGGAAATTACTTGTGTTTTTTAACACCTACATGTTAAGGATTGTTTCTAAACGCAGACTATTAATGTTGAGGTCATGCCTAAATGTCAACTATAGATATCtttcaggtttccgtttgtctcTGACACCAACTGGTCCTCGATAGTTGTATGTAGAGACAGTATCAAGAGTAGAGTCTGGCTCTGTCGTAATGACACCTTTACATACACGTCAGATATTTGATGGGCTCAGAATCAGAAGCGAGGCATTTTAATTTTACGGTGctcttttctgttgtttttatataGACGTATCAAGTACATGCTTACTAAAACTACTCAGTTGTAGGCAGGGCCTAGGTTTATTTTCAGTATAatggatacatacatatatatttcttatgATTGTAGAAATGTTCTTTTAATCATTACATTACAAGGAACAGGAGCAGTTTTGCTTAATAAATACATCTTTTTCCTTACTGGTTGtagttatattttgttttcaatgaGGACTTCATTCAGACAAATTAAGTTCTTCTCCCACAACTCCGCCATGGGGACCTCCCAGTCACCCGGACAGTCGGAATTTGCTGACATTAAATGTTTTCTCAGAATAAATACTGATGATGAATGCAGTAGTTTCTTCATGGGCACTTACAGACCGGCAGAAATCTATCTTTGAAAATACCGCGGACATTTCTTAACGCACTTTGAGCAATAAACGACACAAAACATGACGTGCCACTTCAAACACTTATGGGGCACATCCATTCCTCTCTTAATTCACTCCTAATCCTgaaatttattgatttattacgATATATGGATAATAACATGAAGCTGATAGTAACTTCTGGTAAATGACATACAGCTGTCTTCCAGGAATGGTCACCGCCATATGCAGACTTCTGTTTCTGCTATTCCAAAGGACCTTGTGACACcaccaccaacagcaacaaaacaGTATTTGAGCTAAACGACACAAGCAGACAGGTGACCTTTGCACTTTAACCAAATCAGCATACATTCGAGGACGAGAATAGAGAAGAACTAACCATCTTCCTTACACAGCTGAACTCTCTTCGTTGACCCCAGACACCATGATGCCTGAGAGCAAAAGGAGCAGCTGTGTGATCCTGAAGACCTAAGACAAAAACCTCAACAAAGCTGACAAATGCATTATATTTATAGCTAGTGCATTTTGACAACCAAATAACCGTGCACATACATTAGCACGCTGTCATTACAACGATAACGGGTTAATTACGACACTTCATGAGTCGTCTTGTTATCCTAAACTTTTCATAATAATACTTTCTCTTATACTATTTATTAGGGGCAGTAGGGATGGCCGAGTTCTTAAAGCATTCACTGGTTACGCGgaggacccgggttccattccccataaGGGTACGATGggtgaaggccatttcttgtgtgcctagccgtgatattgttggaatactgataaaagcagtgtaaaatgtAGCTCACTAGCTCACATCTATTTAGCCAGAACTAAACACTTGCTGCAGATCTGTCACTATATTTCACCACATCATCTTATCAACTCACATACTGCATGTAACTAAAGTTCCCAATACATGATATTAACTGACTAAAGTAGTAATGTACACCTTACGTCACATATATAGATGTACAGCTGTTTTGTACGACATAGTTCATAGCCATGTGGTTGTTTCCCTTCTGTAGATGAAAGCTAACTTGTTTCCCTTTTGTAGATGATAGCTAACTTGTTTCCCCTTTGTAGATGGTAGCTGACTTGTTTCCCTTTTGTAGATGGTAGCTAACTTGTTTCCCTTTTGTAGATGGTAGCTAACTTGTTTCCCTTTTGTAGATGGTAGCTGACTTGTTTCTCTTTTGTAGATGGTAGCTGACTTGTTTCCCTTTTGTAGATGGTAGCTAACTTGTTTCCCTTTTGTAGATGGTAGCTGACTTGTTTCTCTTTTGTAGATGGTAGCTGACTTGTTTCTCTTTTGTAGATGATAGCTAACTTGTTTCCCTTTTGTAGATGAAAGCTAACTTGTTTCCTTTTGTAGATTGTAGTTAACTTGTTTCCCTTTTGTAGATGATAGCTAATTAGTTTCCCTTTGTAGATGGTAGCTAACTTGTTTCCCTTTTGTAGATGATAGCTAACTTGTTTCCCTTTTGTAGATGATAGCTAacttgtttcgttttgttttaaaattcaCTGTCCCATATTGATCACACGGCTCAATTTTCATGACTTGTGTCAGCTGTTCAAATCTAAAAATACGCGGCGCGCGTTGAAAGCTTTCCACAGAAACTGCCTGCACATTCGCTGCACTTTGTCATAGAGCTATACGGATGAGGGAGATGATCACTGACTCCCTGAATGTCACGTGCATGTCTGTATAATACAGTGTATCAGGGCGTGGAACCATCCCACAGATGGCATCATTACCTTGTCAgtttgctgacggggttaacctctttggtcatgtggacaaggcgtccgacttcggatcggaATGtctgtggttcgaatcccagcacgggactcggaaatatTGTGGCCGCTACAACAGCATAAAATACTCCCGATAGTTCGAACATGcccaaaacaacatcaccacaaACCAGTACGCTTGGTGGCATTTgtgattttgacaattttaaTCTCTGTATTTTTGACATCAGAAGACCTTGCGTATTATGCGATTGAGATTTCTTGATCTTCAATACTTGTGTACAAGAAGTGTGTCGGCGTTGGCATGTAGATGTCATCATAATGTGGCCAATACATTGTCGTTTACAGTCCTTTGCAAATCATGCCAGATTATCCACAAGAGAACGCAGATGACTGATCCATAACAAGGTTCGTTAAACCCCATCGTTGAAAGGGGAATTGCATGTTGTTTCCTACCTCATCGTACGAGTGCACGACATCTTTCGTGCAACCAAAAGTTCGTTACTTCATTTTGCAGCGGAATAATGGCTGCCCACGTGTTTGACGTGACGTTACTGGCAGCATTCCTTTTCCTTTTGTGGACTGTCGTGGCTGGCTGTTTGTTTTGGTACCTGTCATAACTGTGACGGGACGACTAAGATAGGATCAGAACGAATCCGTAACGCAGGATCGGTTGTTTGGTTAGCCCGGTGCCGTCAGTagcgaggacccgggttcgcatccccacctgggtacaatgtgttaaccATTTCTGGCAAcccttgtcgtgatattgacaaacaaaatacattgctaaaaactgcgtaaaactaaaacacattcagtcactgCTTTTAATCCCCAGAAAATGGCAGTATATCGCCAATGGAGACTGGTGTTCTGGGAGCACTGACGACGATACTAGTCGTGACTGTAGTGACAGGCGTGGTGTATCTCTGGAGGAGGACCATGCAGTAAGTACAGTCCTTCAAGTTGTGACAAAGCAGTTGATGTATAGTTGACTCCTTCAATCACTGCGTAGCGTGTCGGGGTAGTTCTTGCTTCAATATATATGTTAAAAGATAAGTAAGGTTATATAATTTTATTCGATATGGTGAGTTAAACTAATATAATTAAAAAGCAATTCTGCTAGAAGAGTTGTTTCTGCATGTGTCTGTAATGTGTGTTATTCGTAATTAAAATACGCTCCGGTTTTCGTGAACATGTATCATCGATACTTAATAACTGTTACAGTTACAGTTCATCTGTAAATGGCACAAAGTAGTTGTTCCTACTGAGAAAGCAACAAAGAAAACATCACTTCATCAAAACAACTACTAGCATCAACAGTGTCACAGTTAAAGTCACTGTGTTAAAAAAGTAAACATAGAAATTCATTGATTAAAAATTCTTTGCATGTAATGTCAAACCTCTAATAAAACTAGTAAAAATAGACATATATTGCTGCGGCCAGCAAATGTACCACCAAATCCATGTCTCAGAGATCAAGTCTTTCTTATTTTCGCAGACGAAATGTTCTATATATTGGTATTCAAACAAATGAGCCTGGAAGTGTGAAAGCATGACGCTTTTTACGTAAAATAACATCCCAGAGACGATGCAAGGGTGTGTTTTGACTTTTCTACTCGGTAAATAAATATTCCACgcatgaaacgttttctatagATATAGAAAAGTTTTTGATCCTTATGGTTTAGAAAAAGTATAGTGACCATGAGCTCTCTAAACATCATTCTGTTACTGAGATGTCGCTCGTCCTCGCGTTTAATGAGCTGCTCTCCCATCATATAAAGATCCTAAAGGGACCTCTAAGCAGTCAGTTCCTGGCACGGTCGCCGATCTTCATGGCACCATTTCCTTCATATCACCCCCTTGACCAGAAAACGCCACTCCAACCGCAGCATAGGACAAAGGGGACACAGACTCTGTACATTTTGCGGACATCACTGTTCTATTAATGAACTTTAGACTGTAATGTCTCATAATGCTCTGTGTCCAGCTCGGTGTAGTCATGTTCAGGCAGAACATTACATGTTGGGATTTCTACAGGTGGGCCAGGGCTTGTCTTCGGGGTGCCAGCTTCATTTGATGCCGTCTTTGCCATCctgatttgaaaatgtggaataTATTGCTGAACATGAGACTCAAACTGAGAATATCGCGGTCATTCGTATTTAAATACTTTACATATCTATGGTTTCGGCAGAAACAAGTGGACAAATACTGTAATAAGTTTAATTACCCATTAAAGAGCTATAGTGAAAATGGACCCCAGCGAAAAAGGCCACAATAAAATTCGGCGAAAATGGCTACCATTACTAGGGAGAACGGCTTCTGGGTTTAGAGAAAACGAACATTCTATAAAACAGTAA
Above is a genomic segment from Haliotis asinina isolate JCU_RB_2024 chromosome 7, JCU_Hal_asi_v2, whole genome shotgun sequence containing:
- the LOC137292182 gene encoding multiple epidermal growth factor-like domains protein 10 isoform X1; its protein translation is MEVSVHGVLLSVSMLGMVSGICHEGTYGYECGYQCHCPLDKCNVTSGCSPGYCDTGWSGLTCNKGNIALNKPTSSSSVYQNPGNAVNGDNSANNYHQCFYSDWRDNSITEAWWRVDLGDMARIRHVTIYFRRDYKVRRNGIQIYIADTAASPTDGVNCHNVTGNRDGTDIPDVLTATCLGEGRYLVLYTVTVNNELNNVNVPMMDFCEVEVDVCSSGTFGDDCDNYCHCDGEVCDYVDGICPSGVCLPGWTTEKCDTVCEFGYYGANCRMACPNRNCKGDNSSCDRVTGKCDGDCEAGWNGTDCTLKCLRSYGDGCSKYCSDRKCAESSSDSCDHVSGMCENGCSSGWKGIDCTEACIQGIEYGANCLGNCRARKCEEGVDVCPRDTGICESGCQSGWKGQDCTQRALDDNGITHLSAGLLGALSMLVFMALVMGAVCLWRKKTDVKNGENKSSTSESAAGLQLSAPKTAENREYDAISGSQYATLDGRSPDMYESLSLRGVYSNSQAHI
- the LOC137292182 gene encoding scavenger receptor class F member 1-like isoform X2, which gives rise to MRFGRQDVGSKRNIALNKPTSSSSVYQNPGNAVNGDNSANNYHQCFYSDWRDNSITEAWWRVDLGDMARIRHVTIYFRRDYKVRRNGIQIYIADTAASPTDGVNCHNVTGNRDGTDIPDVLTATCLGEGRYLVLYTVTVNNELNNVNVPMMDFCEVEVDVCSSGTFGDDCDNYCHCDGEVCDYVDGICPSGVCLPGWTTEKCDTVCEFGYYGANCRMACPNRNCKGDNSSCDRVTGKCDGDCEAGWNGTDCTLKCLRSYGDGCSKYCSDRKCAESSSDSCDHVSGMCENGCSSGWKGIDCTEACIQGIEYGANCLGNCRARKCEEGVDVCPRDTGICESGCQSGWKGQDCTQRALDDNGITHLSAGLLGALSMLVFMALVMGAVCLWRKKTDVKNGENKSSTSESAAGLQLSAPKTAENREYDAISGSQYATLDGRSPDMYESLSLRGVYSNSQAHI